A region of the Apium graveolens cultivar Ventura chromosome 6, ASM990537v1, whole genome shotgun sequence genome:
ttccctaattttgattattacaaaaagataaatagtgttatatatttaataaactactaaattattaaactactactaaatataaTATACTTATCCTACAAAACTAAACTTAccttattattaaaatatataaataatagtgttacatatctgctaaactactaaattgttaaactattAGAAATAGtatatttattctactaaattacgaccacatgttattttattatttttattataaatttataatcattatatatttatataaatattttaaaaatataatataacttgataaataaaaatttaaaatttaatgaaaacctgtgcatcgcacgggatttatgctAGTATTAATGTAAATACtcaaaatatattttattgttaCTTGCCTACTTGAGTAAGCACTACACCATTTAATTATCTATtgtattttttaataattaatattttttcgTATATAATCAGTATACTGTAGTGTAAACATGAATATATTAGTTTGGGGTTAGTCTCACCAAATTGATATACAAATATAAATCCGGGTCAAGTTGGAGTTTAAGATTTGATACACAAAAACGAAAGTAGAAGGAATGTTTGTGTTTGTACACGACACAGTTGAGAAGTCTAAGGTCTAGTGACAACCCAACCCCGGATAAATAATTCTTGCATGCTGTCTCGGTACATTGTGCCAAGACCGAAGGGTTGCCAACCACGAATATATGTACTGAACAGGACACATAGTGGTAAAATGTTAACTAAAAATTTCATATATGGATCacatatattataatttattatatatgtACCTACATGTATATTTTATATCTTATATTTACATAAACTAAATAGTCGTATCGGATCTTTAACGGATCGGATCAGCCTAAATTCAAATCCACTATCTATTGGATCGTTGTTATCAGATTGAAATTTTTTTAAGATCGGATATTTTTAGTGATCCATATCCGCTCCATTAGTTTATGGTGTTTTTAACTTTATAAGTGAACTTTAAAAATGTCACTTTATAAGTGAACTTTAAATCTCATTTTAtgttttagaaatattaaaaattaaataaaaacacgtttaatttaacaaattttaatattttaattacaTCCCTTTTGgatttttttatcgtagataacccgcagccgctacccttcgggtgcgcactgggtaaactcTACGAGCTaacgcaatagcctgcaaaccacgtgaaccaaggtaaaccgcatttaagcgacaggttCTTAGGGTTTAGGGAACCCTCGAGCCTAAACCCTGTAAATCAAgctttaattattaatcatttttaataTTTAGGGTTCATCAATTTTCAATTtgagttttaaaattattaaaatatttataaatatgaataaaatacGAACAAATGCCTCTTAGAATAAAGTTTTGAGTTTGGAAATATAATATTATCTAATATTTCGGGTAAAAAGAATTGGAAAAAAATGAAAACGGAAGTTCAAAAAATGTACCTATTAGAAGATAACTTCCAATGCCGTTTTGTCTCATTAAAAAAAACATGACAACAGAGCACGCATCTCCGTTTCGTCATAAAAACATTAAGGTTTTGAAAGTTTAAAAAAAGGAAGCAAAACGGGAGACGCATCTCCATTTTTGGTTTATAAGAAAATGACATTCGATCTTCTGTTTTGGAATGATGTTTGATACCATATTTTTAGAAAATGACATTGTGGGTCATTTATTTTACAAATGATGACATTTGGGGATAATTTTAAAGTAACGTTGTAAGAGCATCTTCAACGGGTGTTACCTAAAATAGTTGGTTAAAATAGATAAAATAATGATTATGTAAAATTTGATGAACATGTAAACTGATTTACTCCGGTGGAGTTGGCTATCATCATTGGCTATTTTTAAAAAAGAGTATGTCGCTATTATTtaagttattataaataaaatatttattttatctATATATCTTAATGACTACTCCCTAATTTACCCATGGGTAAATAAATTTACCAATGACCCAAATCCTATATATTTTGCCATATCCATGGACTATCCAATTAGTTCAATTGACCCATCTTAATTATTAATTAcctatttttgaatttcaaaatcaGCCTATCTAtggaaaataatttcaaaaaaaacaAATCATGCATGATTTGCTCATTCTGTTACATCACACTTTCACACTTCCTCcatactctctctttctctctcactctctctctctctctcctctctctctctcgctctctctctctctcgcgaATTAGACGCTACAATGGATGACCATTGGATCTGAAAACTGAATCTTGGCGCTGAAACGTTATCATAATCATGGAATTTCAAGGTATTGCTTATCACCAGTTTCTAATTTGCTGTTTGATTATTATCTGTTATTTTGTCATGCGATTCACAGGATTATACCTTATGTACGTTAATCACTAATGGTAGGATCCAAACGTGTTCGTGGTCGTAATACTGAAAATATTTTGAATGCATCGCACACCTCAGGTAATCAAGATATAACATCTGATGAACATGTCTCATTGTTACACTTTTGTTTTGTATTTggtaatgatttttcagtttttgTCCAATCAGAAAAAAAACGTCGCATCCGTGGCCGGAATGTAGATTCCATTCTTACAGACATGACTAATTCTCAGAGTGCAGATAATTACCAGATGATTTCCTCCTGCAATGATTCATGTAAAGTCTCTTCATTTTACTGACGTAGTTTGAATCTAAAAGTTATTATGCAGACGTTAATAAGGCTATCTTTATTTCTTTGCTTCAGTTAAACCCGGATCTGATCCAATAAATATGCGTGGAAATGCATTTTCAGATAGTAGCAAGAAGAATCAGAATCCACTAATTTTGTCAGGTTAAGCCTCTCTCAGCCGATCAACTATTGAACATGGCCAAAGCCGGACATTCTAACAATTTTGATGTATAGTTAATGTTGTTTATTTGTGATTGTTACAGGTACCAAACCGCAGTCGTTCAATCAGTCTTTGAGTACTAATAATGCAGAATATCTTAGCCGTAATCCTCTAAAAACAATTAACGGTAACTTGAATTGCAGGACATCATGTATGTAGATAGGCCTGGTATTTTAAGTTAACTTTGTATTCCCCTTTCATGGATGCAGGTAATTCTGCAAAGCTGTCTCCTTTGACTGAATTATCAAAGAATATCGAATTTAGTCAGAATTTACAGTCTGCAGGTTCGGCCACTTTGAATGGTTTTTGTTTGCTTCTTAATGTAATACTAATGTTGTGTTTACACAATACCATGATCAACATTCAGTGGAATTAAAATAAGTTCTTCTCTATTCTTTGCTTTAGTTAAACCCGGATCTGATCCAATAAATATGCGTGGAAATGTATTTTCAGATAGTAGCAAGGAGACTCAGAATCCACTAATTTTTCAGGTTAAGCATACCTCTCAGCCGATCAACTATTGAACCTGGCCAAAGCCGGACATTCTAACAATTTTGATGTATAGTTAATGTTGTTTATTTGTGATTGTTACAGGTACCAAACCACAGCCGTTCAATCAGTCTTTGAGGACTAATAATGCAAAATATCTTAGCTGTAATCCTCTAAAAACAATTAACGGTAACTTGAATTACAGGACAGTCATGTATATAGATAGGCCTGGTATTTTAAGTTAACTTTGTATTCCCCTTTCATGGATGCATGTAATTCTGCAAGCCTGTCTCCTTTGACTGAATTATCAAAGAATATCGAATTTAGTCAGAATTCAGTCTGCAGGTTCGGCCACTTTGAATGGTTTTTGTTTGCTTCTTAATGTAATACTAATGTTGTGTTTACACAATACCATGATCAACATTCAGTGGAATTGAAAATAAGTTTTTCTCTATTCTTTGCTTTAGTTAAACCCGGATCTTATCCAATAATTTTGATTGGACATGCATTGTCAGATAGTCGCAAGGATAATCAGAGTCCAATAATTCCGTCAAGTATATCATCTCTCAGCCGATCAAGTATGAACATAGTCAAGGTCTGTCGTATACTGCGGTCCACTTTGACATGTTTTTGTTTGCTTCTTAATGTAATACTAATGTTGTGTTTATACAATACCATGTTCAGCATTCAGTGGAATTGAAAATAGGTATCTTAAACACACAGAGCTGCAAGATATTAACGTAGAACTATGTAAGCAACAAATCTCCGGAGATTTTCCATTGTGTTTGGAAGATTTAGGCAAACAGTCTTCTGCGCACTCTTGACACGACAAAGGCTGGTAAATTCCCAGAGTTTACATTTATAGCTacaatattcttaattttaatataccTTTTGATTATGCAGTTTCAGTTGTCGGTAATTACCAATAGAGTGATAAGGATAGATTAGCCACCGGACAGATTTAATGTCAACTCTCCATGAAGTTCAGGTTGACATTAATTTCCAACCCAGTTTTGAGAAACTAGGTACTGACGGATATTGCCTCAATACTAAACCAAATGCAAAACCAAACCTGAAACAACCTGGTAAACAATAATAAGTGTGGTCAGTTATTTTTTTTACAAAAGAATCCTGTTTGATAATATAAATGTCTTTACTGAAATTGCAGGAAAAAAAACCAAATGAGGGTGCGTCGAAAGAACTGCAGTTTTAAGGAACACAAAATATTCCTGAGTACACTGACGGATGATCCAACTGTTAGCGAAAGCATTGTGCACAACTGCGTCACCTTCACATGCTTCTCAAACATCAGGCACATTTTACTTCACTTAGTGGAAAaatttgtgtttaattttatattattggCTGAATTGGTTATGTTCTTCTCCAGGTAAAAGAAAAAATAGGCTGTGCGGAAAGAGTCCGCATGACAGAGAATTACTCGATAATTCTCCATACACCCGACCTGGAAACACTTCACGTTCATACTGTTCTCAAATATCAGGTCAAAACATAACCAACGTTATTTTTTATTACAGTTGTCCATGGTTGTCTTATTGCTATATTGATAAATACAATTTTCAAATTGTTAAATTCATCGCACAATTTGATAAATTTGGTTCAACCATGTAGGTGTACAGATAAATGGAGAAACATGCGCAACTCCTGATACTCCATGCGTTCAGAAATTACGACCCATGGGATTTGAAGGTGCGTTTCAAAATCAAAATTGTATATTAGAGATGCTTACTATTTATGCAAATAAAGATAGTAGTAGTTACTTTAGGTTTCCAGCAGTGATATCGCTGTAAAATAACAATCCAAAAAACTTGTGGTAAAATTAGTCCAGGTTCTTCAACATATGATACATCTTCCGTAAAAGTTATTATGAGCAAGGAGAAAGTTCAGGTTCTAAGAACTTATTAGGAGAATTTAACAATGTTGAAGATTGTGACAGCAGCGATAGTGATTGTATATCTACCAGTATGAACTTAAATTCAGTTTCATTCTTAATTACTCTGATGTTCCACAGTCATAATAATTTCAAATTTGTAGGTGATTGTGACGATGTTGATGTACATGATTTTGACAATACTGTTACTAAGTGGAGTGAGTACCTCGATGTCGGTGATCCTGATAGAATTGTTCAAAGTGTCAAGCCATCATGCGGAATCATGAAAGAAACAATAAAAAAACGACCAAAAAGCCTCCAATTTTCTCTCTTTGTTGTAAAAATGGTCAGATAATTCTTGAGAAAGAAAAGCAACCTCCCGAGCCTCTCACTTCACTCCTTACTGGTGGATCCCGTTTTAGGCATTTCAAAGAAAATATTAGAATGTACAACTATATGTTTGCCATATCTTCCACCGGAGGTCAAATTGATCATAGTATCAATCGTGGCGGTGCTCCTTACTGTTTCAAGGTAAAAGGTGTAAATTACCATAGTATGGAAGTTTTGTACCACTTGATGGTGAGATCCCCAAATTCTGTCAACTCTACATATATGACACTGAAGATGAAGTATATAACATAATAAATGCCGTTAAGGGAGGACGCGATGCCGTGGATGAAGAAATTGTTGAGTCATTGTTACAAATGTTGGATAAACATAATCGTTTGGTCAAAGGTTTTCGTATGGCACATGAAAGAATTAGTCAGAATCCAGTTGATGAATTTAGATTGGTTTCTAATATCTTCGTCTTCCGCATCTGGTCGACCTAACCATATTGGTCCATCGAATGAAGTTGTCGGGTTGATTGTCACTGACGAGTATGCTAAAGGATGCAGGGATACAATAATCCATTCGAGAACCAATGGATTGGAGAGAATTTTTGAAACTGATCCATGGTTTATGCAGCTTCAGTATCCTATTCTTTTTCCTCATGGAGACATCGGATATTACCGTCAAATCCCTTTAAACAGACcaaatcaaaaaaatcagaaacAACGTCAGAATGCCGAAGATGAAGATCCGGATGAAAAGGGGAGAGAGTTCATCACGATGAAAGAATATTACAATTATAAAATCATGATACGGCCTTCAGAAGGTATGTTCAAAATCATGACCTAAATTTGAACACTTATATATGAATTAATTCTACCATTCTAATTTTCTCCGAAATTGTCTCATGTATATTCAGGTTTGACTCCACATCTGGGAGGTCGTTTATGGCAGCAATATGTTGTTGACGCATTTACAGTGATTGAGCAATACAGACTTGACTGGATCAGAGGTCACCAGACTATAATTCGTTCTGATATGTACCACAACATACGAGATGCACTAAACAAGGGTGACAGCAATCCTGAAAATGTCGGCAAGGTAACAATTTTACCAGCCTCCTTCACTGGCAGTAAAAGATACATGAACCAGTATTTCAAGGATGCAATGGCAATTTGTCGAATACTTGGACACCCATCATTGTTCCTTACGATGACCACTAACACAAAATGGCCTGAAATTCAGAGGATGTTAAAATTTCTACCTGGTGTTGATGTTGTTGATGCACCCGACGTCGTTGCAAGGGTATTTAAATGAAAGTTGACCAATTTCTTGATCAAATAAAAAATAAGAACTGCTTTGGATGTTGTATTGGAGGTATACTATTTTCAGGATTTCTTCCTCTATCAAATTGCTTATGATTTAAATTTAATATGACATGTATGTAAggctttatttaattattttcatcAATTTCATATTACAGTAATGCATGTCATAGAGTTTTAAAAGCGTGGTTTTCCACATGCTCGCATGCTAATATGGTTGCATCCAAACGATCATCCCAAAACAATTGAACAAATAAATAAAATGGTTTCTGCAGAAATTCATGACCCAAGTATTGATCCAGTTGGTTACGAAGCTGTCAAGAATTACATGATCCACGGACCATGTGGCACTGACTGTGTCAATTCTCCGTGTATGGTTAAAGGCCGTTGTATTAAACATTTTCCTAAAAGGTAATTCTGAGATCTTTTACATTAAATTAATTTTCCAAAGACTACTGGAAGAATACAACATTTAATTTTTCACCTTTAGTAAAAAATTCCTTTtagatttattttaattaaattgaAACATCGTTCTTTCCTTTTTAACAGGTATAATTCTCACACATACTTTGATGACTGTGGCTTTCCCATCTATAAGAGGAGGAAAACTGGAATTACCGTAAAGAAAAAGGGAATTGACTTGGATAATCGTTATGTTGTCCCCTACAATCGAGATCTTCTAATAAGATTTCAATGTCACACAATTTTGGAGATATGTAACAGCTCCAGATCATTGAAATATCTGTTAAAATATTGTTTAAAAGGACATGATACCGCCACCATGTGTCTGAGGAaaaaaacaaacaacaaaaaagGGTGCACAACCACAATCACTCCTGAGAAACGGCCGCTTGATGAAGTCAAGCAATACTTGGATGGAAGATATGTTTGTGCATCTGAAGCATCATGGAGGATATTTGGTTTTGACATCCATTCCCGGTGGCCTTCCGTTGAATGATTGCCAATACATCTACTGAATGACAAGCATGTGTCGTTTAAAGGCTCACAAAATCTACAGGAAGTTTTCGACAATGATGGAACAAAGAAAACCAAATTAGAAGCATGGCTTGATGCAAATAAAACATATGTAGAGGCCCCAAATTTAACCTATTCAGAATTTCCAAGCAAGTTTACATGGAATCCACAACCTGGTATCTGGAAACAGAGGAAAAGAGGTGATGTCATCGGTAGGCTTGCTGAAGTACATTCATCTAGCGGTGAACTATTATATCTCCGCATGCTCCTGCTCAGGATTAAAGGTGTTGTATGTTTTAATGATTTGAAGACAGTCAACAGCCATGTTTATAACTCCTTTCACGAAGCCTGTGTCGCGCTAGGTATCCTCCAGAATGACCAGCAATGGCACGAAGCTATAGGTGAAAATGCGCATACATCCATGCCTCCACAATTACATGCCATGTTTGTCAACATTTTAGTATACAGTCCAGTCTCTCATCCGCGTAGCCTTTGGGAAGCTCATTGGGGATGCATGTCAGATGATATTCTTCTTGTGAGGCGACATCTCACTGAGAATCCAAACCTTTGTCTATCAGATATTGAGATCCAGAATTACGCTCTTACAGGTATGAGTTGTTAATAATGCTTTGTACATATTACATGTTCCATGTTTGGATTAATGTTATCaagttttattaattttattgcagagatagagaaattgttgaatgatattGGTAAAAGCCTTAGAAACTTCCCAGATATGCCATATCCCGGATATGCTTTTTTTTCCAACTCTGAGAATAGACTAATTCTTGAGGAAACATCCTATGATATAGAAGAAATGAAGAAAATCCACACAAGAAATCATAGTCTTCTCAATGATGAACAGAAGATAGTCTATGATTCCATTCTTGACAATATCAACCAGAAAAAAGGTGGTGTTTTCTTTGTTTACGGAAGTAGAGGATGTGGAAAGACTTTCTTGTGGCAGACACTGTGTTGTCGATTACGATCAGAGCATAAGATTGTGCTTCCTGTTGCCTCATGTGGTATAGCTGCTGTGTTGCTTCCTGGTGGAAGAACCGCACACTCCCGCTTTCACATTCCACTCAAGCTTGATGAAAATTGTTCTGCCGGTTTAAGACACGGGACTGATATTTCTGAGCTACTTCAGTGAACTGATTTAATAATTTGGGATGAGGCTCCTATGCAACATCTTCATGATTTTGAATACGTTGATCGATCCTTGAGAGATATTATGTCTGCTATTGATAAAAGCAGAGTTAAAAAGCCATTTGGTGGTATAACCATTGTTTTTGGTGGAGATTTTAGGCAGATACTTCCTGTCATTCCAAAAGCGTCAAGGGCTGAAGTTGTCTGCTCTACCCTCAATAAATCCAAGCTTTGGGAATCCTGTGAAGTATTTTTATTGAAGCAAAACATGCGGCTTAATGCAGGAAATAGTTATTTGGATAACAAAACCATTACGGACTTTAGCAAGTGGCAGCTTGCTGTCGGTGATGGCAAAGAAACCAATATTTCTCCAAGTCCAGACACTGGTGAAATGTTAATAAAGATTCCTGATCAATATATCGTTCATACGTCTGGAGATCCAATCCAGAAGCTTTTTGAAGTGACGTACCCAGATTTTATACAAAATATCTCTTCACATGAATACCTCAGATCAAGGGCCATACTCACACCTACCAATATCGTGGTGGATGTGATTAATACAACGATACTTGAAAAAATTCCTGGCATGGTTTACACTTATCTGAGTCAGGATTCAATTGATGATGCAGGTGATGAAGATAATGATTTCAGATCCGCTTTTCCAGTTGAGTATCTAAACTCTATCAATATGCCTTGCATTCCTAAGCATGA
Encoded here:
- the LOC141664901 gene encoding uncharacterized protein LOC141664901, which produces MVSAEIHDPSIDPVGYEAVKNYMIHGPCGTDCVNSPCMVKGRCIKHFPKRYNSHTYFDDCGFPIYKRRKTGITVKKKGIDLDNRYVVPYNRDLLIRFQCHTILEICNSSRSLKYLLKYCLKGHDTATMCLRKKTNNKKGCTTTITPEKRPLDEVKQYLDGRYVCASEASWRIFGSQNLQEVFDNDGTKKTKLEAWLDANKTYVEAPNLTYSEFPSKFTWNPQPGIWKQRKRGDVIGRLAEVHSSSGELLYLRMLLLRIKGVVCFNDLKTVNSHVYNSFHEACVALGILQNDQQWHEAIGENAHTSMPPQLHAMFVNILVYSPVSHPRSLWEAHWGCMSDDILLVRRHLTENPNLCLSDIEIQNYALTEIEKLLNDIGKSLRNFPDMPYPGYAFFSNSENRLILEETSYDIEEMKKIHTRNHSLLNDEQKIVYDSILDNINQKKGGVFFVYGSRGCGKTFLWQTLCCRLRSEHKIVLPVASCGIAAVLLPGGRTAHSRFHIPLKLDENCSAGLRHGTDISELLQ
- the LOC141664902 gene encoding uncharacterized protein LOC141664902, with translation MSAIDKSRVKKPFGGITIVFGGDFRQILPVIPKASRAEVVCSTLNKSKLWESCEVFLLKQNMRLNAGNSYLDNKTITDFSKWQLAVGDGKETNISPSPDTGEMLIKIPDQYIVHTSGDPIQKLFEVTYPDFIQNISSHEYLRSRAILTPTNIVVDVINTTILEKIPGMVYTYLSQDSIDDAGDEDNDFRSAFPVEYLNSINMPCIPKHELKLKVGVVLMLMRNLNQIMGLCNGTRMIVKSCRKNIIECEILCGSHVGTKYLIPRIEMIPSDTNWPFEFKRVQFPIQICYAMTINKSQGQSLDTVGLYLPKAAVSHKHIYVAISRETRPEGLHILIDSCDGISTYITNNVVFEEVFYNLPSVDN